One genomic window of Nicotiana sylvestris chromosome 10, ASM39365v2, whole genome shotgun sequence includes the following:
- the LOC104234826 gene encoding lipid phosphate phosphatase 2-like — protein sequence MGWKDKIKTVFQGNRNEIELGCGHTIKSHGASVARIHMHDWIILLLLVVIEIVLYIIGPFHRFVGKDMMTDLKYPMKDNTVPVWSVPLYAIILPIIIFVLIYLRRRDVYDLHHSILGLLFAILITAVLTDAIKNAVGRPRPDFFWRCFPDGKDVYDQWGDVICHGKESDIKEGHKSFPSGHTSWSFAGLGFLSLYLAGKIKAFDRRGHVAKLCIVILPLLMACLVGVSRVDDYWHHWQDVFAGGLIGLVVATLCYLQFFPAPYHTEGWGPYAYFRALEELRSSTQHVHPTNGGLEVERPEVQLNQRSGTNSNPFEDVEYGRM from the exons ATGGGTTGGAAAGATAAGATTAAGACTGTGTTTCAG GGCAATAGAAATGAGATTGAGCTCGGATGCGGACATACTATTAAGTCTCATGGAGCATCAGTTGCAAGAATTCACATGCATGACTGGATTATATTGTTGCTGCTCGTAGTCATAGAGATAGTCCTTTATATCATCGGTCCATTTCATCGTTTTGTTGGAAAGGATATGATGACAGATCTGAAGTATCCCATGAAAGATAATACAGTCCCAGTGTGGTCTGTTCCT CTATATGCAATTATATTGCCTATTATCATCTTTGTTCTCATCTATCTGAGGAGGAGGGACGTCTACGATCTGCACCACAGCATTCTAG GCCTCTTATTTGCCATACTAATTACGGCTGTACTCACGGATGCCATCAAGAATGCAGTAGGCCGTCCTCGACCAGACTTTTTCTGGCGTTGTTTTCCTGATGGTAAAGAT GTTTATGATCAGTGGGGAGACGTGATATGTCATGGTAAAGAAAGTGATATAAAGGAAGGACATAAGAGCTTTCCAAGCGGGCATACCTCAT GGTCATTTGCTGGTCTTGGGTTTCTATCATTGTATTTGGCAGGGAAGATTAAAGCATTTGATCGTCGAGGACATGTAGCAAAACTATGTATAGTTATTCTTCCTCTCCTAATGGCATGTCTTGTCGGGGTTTCACGCGTGGATGACTACTGGCATCATTGGCAAGACGTGTTTGCCGGAGGATTGATAG GCCTTGTTGTCGCGACACTCTGTTACCTGCAGTTCTTCCCAGCTCCATACCATACAGAAG GATGGGGACCATATGCATATTTCCGGGCATTGGAGGAGCTCCGTAGTAGCACGCAACATGTCCACCCTACTAACGGAGGATTAGAGGTAGAGCGCCCGGAGGTACAACTGAATCAACGATCCGGTACAAATTCCAATCCTTTTGAGGATGTAGAGTACGGCAGAATGTGA